From the Streptomyces nodosus genome, the window CCAGGGCGGCGCCGGGGGGAACTTCGGCGGCGGCGGTGGTCTCGGTGACGTCTTCGGGGGCCTGTTCAACCGTGGCGGCGGCGCGGGGACGCGCACCCAGCCGAGGCGCGGCCAGGACGTCGAGTCCGAGGTCACGCTGAGTTTCATGGAAGCGGTGGACGGCGCGACCGTGCCGCTGCGGATGTCCTCGCAGGCCGCCTGCAAGGCCTGCTCGGGCACCGGCGACAAGAACGGCACGCCGCGGGTGTGCCCGACCTGCGTCGGCACCGGGCAGGTGTCGCGCGGCTCGGGCGGCGGTTTCTCCCTGACCGACCCCTGCCCGGACTGCAAGGGCCGCGGTCTGATCGCGGAGGACCCCTGTGAGGTCTGCAAGGGCAGCGGCCGGGCGAAGTCGTCCCGGACGATGCAGGTCCGCATCCCGGCGGGCGTCACGGGCGGGCAGCGGATCCGGCTGCGCGGCAAGGGCGCGCCCGGCGAGCGGGGCGGCCCGGCCGGCGACCTCTATGTCGTCGTGCATGTGGACACGCACCCCGTGTTCGGCCGCAAGGGCGACAACCTGACCGTGACCGTGCCCGTGACGTTCGCGGAGGCGGCGCTCGGTGCCGAGGTCCGGGTTCCCACCCTCGGGGGGTCCCCGGTGACGCTGAAGCTTCCCCCGGGCACGCCCAACGGGCGCACCATGCGGGCCCGCGGCAAGGGCGCGGTCCGCAAGGACGGCACCCGCGGCGATCTGCTGGTCACCGTCGAGGTGAGTGTTCCCAGGGACCTGTCGGGGAAGGCTCGTGACGCGCTGGAGGCGTATCGCGAGGCGACCGCGGGTGAGGACCCGCGGGCGGAGCTGTTCCAGGCGGCGAAGGGAGCATGAGGAGATGGACGGCCGTCGACGCAACCCGTACGAACTGACCGAGGAGACCCCGGTCTACGTCATCTCGGTGGCGGCCCAGCTCTCCGGACTGCACCCGCAGACGCTGCGCCAGTACGACCGCCTGGGGCTGGTCTCGCCGGACCGTACGGCCGGCCGGGGCCGCCGCTATTCGGCCCGCGACATCGAACTGCTCCGTCAGGTGCAGCAGTTGTCGCAGGACGAGGGCATCAACCTGGCCGGTATCAAGCGCATCATCGAGCTGGAGAACCAGGTCGCCGCGCTCCAGGCCCGCATCGCGGAGCTGGAGGACGCGCTGGACGGCGCGGCGGCGGCGATGCGTCAGCGCGAGGCCGCGGTGCATGCCTCCTACCGTCGCGACCTGGTGCCGTACCAGGAGGTCCAGCAGA encodes:
- the dnaJ gene encoding molecular chaperone DnaJ, with translation MSTKDFIEKDFYKVLGVPKDATEAEIKKAYRKLAREFHPDANKGNAKAEERFKEISEANDVLGDPKKRKEYDEARALFGNGGFRPGPGAGGGSFNFDLGDLFGGQGGAGGNFGGGGGLGDVFGGLFNRGGGAGTRTQPRRGQDVESEVTLSFMEAVDGATVPLRMSSQAACKACSGTGDKNGTPRVCPTCVGTGQVSRGSGGGFSLTDPCPDCKGRGLIAEDPCEVCKGSGRAKSSRTMQVRIPAGVTGGQRIRLRGKGAPGERGGPAGDLYVVVHVDTHPVFGRKGDNLTVTVPVTFAEAALGAEVRVPTLGGSPVTLKLPPGTPNGRTMRARGKGAVRKDGTRGDLLVTVEVSVPRDLSGKARDALEAYREATAGEDPRAELFQAAKGA
- a CDS encoding heat shock protein transcriptional repressor HspR, whose protein sequence is MDGRRRNPYELTEETPVYVISVAAQLSGLHPQTLRQYDRLGLVSPDRTAGRGRRYSARDIELLRQVQQLSQDEGINLAGIKRIIELENQVAALQARIAELEDALDGAAAAMRQREAAVHASYRRDLVPYQEVQQTSALVVWRPKRQQQSD